In Synechococcus sp. KORDI-100, a single window of DNA contains:
- a CDS encoding DUF3303 domain-containing protein produces the protein MACFIIHWCAPDPNNEKYAQVMVDYVKGGKPMDEFVGFKKLSPQIHPHQGGGLLLLKADNLAVVQVHTYPWTKGLGVTATITPGLSDGA, from the coding sequence ATGGCTTGCTTCATAATCCATTGGTGTGCTCCCGACCCCAACAACGAGAAATACGCCCAGGTGATGGTGGATTACGTCAAGGGCGGGAAGCCCATGGATGAATTCGTCGGCTTCAAAAAGCTCTCGCCTCAGATCCACCCTCACCAAGGTGGAGGCTTGCTTCTTTTGAAAGCAGATAATCTGGCAGTAGTGCAGGTACACACCTATCCCTGGACCAAAGGACTGGGTGTCACGGCGACTATCACCCCTGGTCTCAGCGATGGGGCGTAG
- a CDS encoding DUF3136 domain-containing protein, giving the protein MPQAKLTIGELEAGYPLYCKALRRLLQQGKSPKDIERTVCWGHLETLNRCLPTRYKSPSYLLALIRRDLEKKES; this is encoded by the coding sequence AGCTGACCATCGGTGAACTGGAGGCGGGATACCCTCTGTACTGCAAGGCCTTGAGACGCTTGCTTCAGCAGGGAAAGTCGCCCAAAGACATCGAACGAACCGTCTGCTGGGGACATCTCGAGACCCTCAACCGCTGCCTGCCGACGCGTTACAAATCCCCCTCGTACCTACTGGCCCTCATCAGGCGCGACCTTGAAAAAAAAGAGTCATGA
- a CDS encoding PfkB family carbohydrate kinase — protein sequence MPLSPASSLPPLRLAVVGHVEWVEFLAVDQLPRPGTIGHALRTLQEPAGGGAVVAVQMARLQQQPVQFFTALGRDSVGEACVKRLEHLGLEVHVAWREVPTRRGLSLVDGEGDRAITVIGERLTPALDDHLPWEILGECDGLFVTAADAPLLKACRSAAVLAATPRVRLPVLQEARVSLDALIGSGLDPGERVEPEQLHPTPHTLIRTEGAAGGLSLPGGRYDPAPLPGPLVESYGCGDSFAAGVVTGLAARWSLAKAIALGAQCGAACATRFGPYG from the coding sequence CTGCCCTTGTCTCCCGCCTCTTCCCTGCCGCCTCTGCGCTTGGCCGTCGTTGGCCATGTCGAGTGGGTGGAATTTCTGGCAGTGGACCAATTGCCCCGTCCCGGGACCATCGGTCACGCCCTGCGGACCCTTCAGGAACCCGCTGGTGGTGGTGCCGTCGTTGCTGTTCAGATGGCGCGGTTGCAGCAGCAGCCCGTCCAGTTCTTCACGGCCCTAGGCCGCGATTCGGTCGGTGAAGCCTGCGTCAAGCGGCTCGAGCATCTGGGTCTTGAGGTGCATGTCGCCTGGAGGGAGGTGCCAACCCGGCGGGGCCTGAGCTTGGTCGATGGCGAGGGGGACAGGGCGATCACAGTGATAGGCGAGCGGCTGACCCCAGCACTCGACGATCACCTGCCCTGGGAGATTCTCGGCGAATGCGACGGACTCTTCGTCACGGCAGCTGATGCGCCTCTGTTGAAAGCCTGCCGTTCTGCTGCGGTTCTAGCCGCGACGCCGAGGGTTCGTTTGCCTGTGCTGCAGGAGGCCAGGGTGTCCCTCGACGCCCTGATTGGCAGTGGCCTTGATCCGGGTGAGCGCGTGGAGCCGGAGCAGTTGCACCCAACTCCCCACACGCTGATTCGCACGGAAGGTGCCGCGGGAGGACTCAGTCTTCCGGGCGGTCGCTACGACCCTGCACCCCTCCCCGGGCCATTGGTCGAGAGCTATGGCTGCGGTGACAGCTTTGCGGCGGGGGTGGTCACCGGTCTTGCTGCGCGCTGGTCTTTGGCGAAGGCCATCGCCTTGGGTGCCCAGTGTGGAGCCGCCTGTGCGACGCGCTTCGGACCCTATGGCTGA
- a CDS encoding GAF domain-containing protein produces MKTAARPENESERLAALHEYRILGTRPEQSYDDITTIASETCRTPIALLSLVDADRQWFKSRVGLDVEETPRDWSFCAHAILSAEPLIVPDAHRDERFKDNPLVSGDPGIRLYAGFPLQNDADHRIGTLCVIDRRPGDLDPAQCKVMEALARQAVTFLELRKRSIRLLESVCQMESKGGMISTCSYCRKAKDEKGHWLHLDQYLSQHTTLSFSHGICDACMETHFPEVIELWQQEGHRSN; encoded by the coding sequence GTGAAAACAGCTGCACGTCCTGAGAATGAGTCGGAACGCCTGGCAGCGCTCCACGAATACAGGATTCTCGGGACCAGGCCAGAGCAGTCCTACGACGACATCACCACAATCGCGTCTGAAACCTGCCGGACTCCCATTGCGCTGTTGAGTCTTGTCGATGCAGATCGCCAATGGTTTAAGTCCCGCGTCGGGCTCGATGTCGAGGAGACGCCTCGCGACTGGTCGTTCTGTGCCCACGCCATTCTCAGCGCAGAGCCGCTGATTGTTCCTGATGCCCACAGGGACGAACGCTTCAAAGACAACCCCCTGGTGTCCGGTGACCCGGGCATTCGCCTGTACGCCGGCTTTCCTCTTCAGAACGATGCGGACCATCGCATTGGGACCCTTTGTGTGATTGATCGCAGGCCTGGCGATCTCGATCCTGCTCAGTGCAAGGTGATGGAGGCTCTGGCTCGCCAGGCTGTGACCTTTCTGGAACTGCGTAAACGATCCATCAGATTGTTGGAGTCCGTCTGCCAGATGGAAAGCAAAGGCGGAATGATCTCAACGTGCTCCTACTGCCGCAAGGCCAAGGATGAGAAAGGACACTGGCTACATCTCGATCAATATCTTTCCCAGCACACCACCCTCAGCTTCAGTCACGGAATCTGCGATGCGTGCATGGAAACGCATTTCCCTGAAGTGATTGAGCTATGGCAGCAGGAGGGGCATCGATCAAACTGA